The DNA window ACCGTACTGGTAGCGTGGCCTTGAGTACGGGTGACGGACGTGGTCGAGTCGGCCGTTTCCGCGGAGATGCTGGCCACCGGGCAGTTCTGGGGGTTACGGACCATGATGGTTGCACGAAAGCCCGACATAGATACACATACGACCACCCAGGTCATAACGGGGCCAGAGAATTCCCGGTCGGTGAAAATAACTGGTCCTCCCGTCCGTCGCTCAACACCACTCCTCGTACTGGTGCACGCGAGCGGGATTCAGCGGTTGCGGTTCGCGGTCCGTCTCGTCATACACCTCACGATGCTCGTCGTAGCTGATGCCGACCGATCCCGCTGGGTCGTACGCCCGCGGCATGATCGATTGTGCACGCCGGTCGTTCCAGTCGGTGATCCGCTCGTGTGCAGCTGGCCGGTCGATAGCGTGTGACTCGAGGCCGTCTTCGGCGATGTTCCAGGCGTCTTTGCCCGCCTCGGTGCGGACGACGAGCGTCGAGTACCCGTCCTCACTGCCGACGTTCCCGGCGCTGATGTCGGCCCCAGCGCCGACGAAGTCCGTACACTCGTCACAGCCACGTAGCCCCGCCGCATCGAACTCGGAGACGTCTGTCTCGAGCAGTGTCTCCCCGTCTGTGTCGAACGCAGAGAGGGCACCGTCGGCGATGTCGATCTTCTCAACAGCCGCGGGATCGACACCGAAGCTCTCGATCTGTGAGTGCAACCGTTCCTGCTCGAACGAGCGGGTGCACATCAACGCGATTGTGAGTGCAATCGGATCAGCGGGCTCGTGCCCGTAGCGATCGAGTGCCGTGGCTCCCTGAATCATACAGGGCGTGCCGACGAACGCGAGATCGGCCTCGCTCGGCTCGAGGTCGGCCTCGGCGAGCAACTCGTCTATCTGACCGAGACCCATCGTCTGCGTATAGATGCTGCCACCGGCCGCAAGCAACTCCTCGCGAGAAGTCGCGAGGACGGCCTCGCCACCCAGTGGCTCCGTCTCGCTTTCTGTCGCGACAATTGCCCCGTCGATCTCGCCGGCCTCGAGAAGTGAAGCAAGCAAGGCGGTGACGACGCCTCCATCCTGACCTGCTGCTGCGGTCTCGCCGCTCGCCCGCGCGGCGTACAGTTCGGGTTCTTCGAGTCCACGTTCATCCTCGAGCAGGGAGTTGACGCGTTCGTAGCGCAGGCCGCTGCGGGGGCAGAAATCCCAACAGCGCGAGCAGCCAGTACACATCCGAACGAGCGTTGGCCGCTTCTCCTCGGC is part of the Natronolimnobius sp. AArcel1 genome and encodes:
- a CDS encoding Coenzyme F420 hydrogenase/dehydrogenase, beta subunit C-terminal domain, producing MSKSESNQPRIPSIGETKGVGNDPREQLEDTADPPGKIWFRDLDEAVIEADRCVQCASCVAACPSDSIGIDAEEKRPTLVRMCTGCSRCWDFCPRSGLRYERVNSLLEDERGLEEPELYAARASGETAAAGQDGGVVTALLASLLEAGEIDGAIVATESETEPLGGEAVLATSREELLAAGGSIYTQTMGLGQIDELLAEADLEPSEADLAFVGTPCMIQGATALDRYGHEPADPIALTIALMCTRSFEQERLHSQIESFGVDPAAVEKIDIADGALSAFDTDGETLLETDVSEFDAAGLRGCDECTDFVGAGADISAGNVGSEDGYSTLVVRTEAGKDAWNIAEDGLESHAIDRPAAHERITDWNDRRAQSIMPRAYDPAGSVGISYDEHREVYDETDREPQPLNPARVHQYEEWC